The following are encoded in a window of Strigops habroptila isolate Jane chromosome 9, bStrHab1.2.pri, whole genome shotgun sequence genomic DNA:
- the MAPK6 gene encoding mitogen-activated protein kinase 6, with product MAEKFESLMNIHGFDLGSRYMDLKPLGCGGNGLVFSAVDNDCDKRVAVKKIVLTDPQSVKHALREIKIIRRLDHDNIVKVFEILGPSGSQLTDDVGSLTELNCVYIVQEYMETDLANLLEQGPLLEDHARLFMYQLLRGLKYIHSANVLHRDLKPANLFINTEDLVLKIGDFGLARIMDPHYSHKGHLSEGLVTKWYRSPRLLLSPNNYTKAIDMWAAGCIFAEMLTGKTLFAGAHELEQMQLILESIPVVHEEDRQELLNVIPVYIRNDMTEPHKPLTQLLPGISPEALDFLEQILTFSPMDRLTAEEALSHPYMSIYSFPTDEPISSHPFHIEDEVDDILLMDESHSHIYNWERYHESQFSDHDWPIHNNYEADEVQRDPRALSDVTDEEEVQVDPRKYLDGDREKYLEDPAFDTHFSTEPCWQYSDHHENKYCDLECSHTCNYKMRSSSYLDNLVWRDSEVNHYYEPKLIIDLSNWKEQSKEKSDKKGKSKCEKNGLVKAQIALEEASQQLVEKEREKNQGFDFDSFIAETIQLSLQHESTDVDKLNDLNSSVSQIELKGLISKSVSREKQEKGMANLAQLEALYQTSWDSQFVSSGEECFLIDQFCCEVRKDEQVEKENTYTSYLDKFFSKKEDAEMLEPEPVEEGKLGEKEREESFLSNSGELLFNKQLEAIGIPQFHSPVGSPLKSIQATLTPSAMKSSPQIPHKTYSSILKHLN from the exons atggcagaaaaatttGAAAGTCTCATGAACATTCATGGTTTTGATCTGGGCTCTCGGTATATGGACTTAAAACCACTAGGCTGTGGTGGAAATGGCTTAGTTTTTTCTGCTGTCGATAATGACTGTGACAAAAGAGTGGCTGTCAAGAAGATTGTCCTCACAGATCCCCAGAGTGTTAAACATGCTCTACGTGAGATCAAAATTATTAGAAGACTTGACCACGATAACATTGTCAAAGTATTTGAAATCCTTGGTCCTAGTGGAAGCCAGTTAACAGATGATGTGGGCTCCCTTACAGAACTGAACTGTGTTTACATTGTCCAGGAATACATGGAGACAGATCTGGCTAATCTGCTAGAGCAAGGCCCTTTACTGGAAGATCATGCCAGGCTTTTCATGTACCAGCTGCTACGTGGGCTCAAGTATATTCACTCTGCAAATGTTCTGCATAGAGATCTCAAACCAGCTAATCTTTTCATTAATACTGAAGACTTGGTGCTGAAGATTGGTGACTTTGGTCTTGCACGAATCATGGATCCTCATTATTCCCACAAG GGCCATCTTTCTGAAGGATTGGTTACTAAATGGTACAGATCGCCCCgtcttttgctttctcctaACAACTACACTAAAGCCATTGACATGTGGGCTGCAGGTTGCATCTTTGCTGAAATGCTGACTGGGAAAACCCTCTTTGCAG GTGCACATGAACTTGAACAGATGCAGTTGATTCTAGAATCAATTCCTGTCGTACATGAGGAGGACCGTCAGGAGCTTCTCAATGTAATTCCAGTTTACATTAGAAATGATATGACTGAGCCACACAAACCTTTAACTCAGTTGCTTCCAGGCATCAGTCCTGAAg cactggacTTTCTGGAGCAAATTTTGACATTTAGTCCCATGGATCGATTGACAGCAGAAGAAGCTTTGTCCCATCCTTATATGAGCATTTATTCCTTTCCAACGGATGAGCCTATTTCAAGTCATCCTTTTCACATTGAAGATGAAGTTGATGATATTCTGCTGATGGATGAAAGTCACAGCCATATTTATAATTGGGAAAG ATACCATGAAAGTCAGTTTTCAGACCATGACTGGCCTATTCATAATAACTATGAAGCTGATGAAGTTCAGCGTGATCCAAGGGCTCTCTCTGATGTTACTGATGAGGAAGAAGTGCAAGTAGATCCTCGCAAATATTTGGATGGAGATCGTGAAAAGTATCTGGAGGATCCTGCCTTTGACACCCACTTCTCTACTGAGCCTTGCTGGCAGTATTCAGATCACCATGAAAACAAGTATTGTGATCTGGAATGTAGTCACACTTGTAATTACAAAATGAGGTCATCTTCATACCTAGATAATTTAGTTTGGCGAGACAGTGAAGTTAACCATTACTATGAGCCCAAGCTTATTATAGATCTTTCAAACTGGAAGGAACAGAGCAAAGAGAAGTCTGATAAGAAAGGCAAGTCTAAATGTGAAAAGAATGGGTTGGTGAAAGCTCAGATAGCACTTGAGGAAGCATCACAGCAACTtgttgaaaaagaaagggagaagaatcAAGGATTTGACTTTGATTCATTTATAGCAGAAACCATTCAGCTTAGTTTACAACACGAGTCTACTGATGTTGATAAATTAAATGACTTGAATAGCTCAGTGTCTCAAATAGAGTTGAAAGGATTAATATCAAAGTCAGTaagcagggagaagcaggagaaaggaatgGCTAATTTGGCACAGTTAGAAGCTCTGTACCAAACCTCTTGGGACAGTCAGTTTGTAAGTAGTGGGGAGGAGTGCTTCCTCATAGACCAGTTTTGTTGCGAAGTAAGGAAAGATGAAcaagttgaaaaagaaaatacttacaCCAGTTATTTGGACAAATTTTTTAGTAAGAAAGAAGATGCTGAAATGCTAGAACCTGAGCCAGTAGAAGAGGGGAAGcttggggagaaggaaagagaagagagctTTCTCAGTAACAGTGGAGAGCTCCTCTTCAACAAGCAGCTTGAGGCTATAGGTATTCCTCAGTTTCACAGCCCTGTTGGTTCGCCACTGAAATCAATACAGGCCACATTAACGCCTTCTGCTATGAAGTCATCTCCCCAGATTCCCCACAAAACGTACAGCAGCATTCTGAAACATCTAAACTAA